Part of the Gilliamella sp. wkB7 genome is shown below.
AAGACTTTACTAAGTTTTCAAAAGAAGTAAATTGATTAGTGTTCATAAAAATAGTAATAAATTGTAAGTGTTGTTTTTGTTCTTTAATGGTGAATTTTTCTATAATATGATTATTTAGCAAATCTTGAACGCGTTGACCAACGGCTTGGCTAGATAAGAAAACCTTATCGTCAATTTCGCGCCAAGATTGACGGCTATTATTTCTTAATTC
Proteins encoded:
- a CDS encoding Lrp/AsnC family transcriptional regulator produces the protein MDKKDRAILSELRNNSRQSWREIDDKVFLSSQAVGQRVQDLLNNHIIEKFTIKEQKQHLQFITIFMNTNQFTSFENLVKSFNEVIEFYKITGDGCYMIISHFDSDALNLFLTKITDFGRYKVSHRLKQIL